GGTGCCTGCACTATGCCAAGCCATGCGGATGAATAGCGGCCCATAATGGCCGTAGTCGGCTGGCCACCAGTCTTGCGAGGTGGTCATCAGTTCATAAATATCTGCTCTTAAGGCTGCTAGGTCAAGGCTTTTGAACTCCTCAGCGTAGTTGAATTCCTCACCCATAGGATTACCCTGGGGTGTGTGCTGGTGGAGGATACTGAGATTCAAATAATTCGGCCACCAATCTCGGTTCGCTGTCACCTGACGAGGTTGAGATTTCTGACCGTTGCCTGTAAATGGGCATCCGCTTCCGCTGCTCATCGTATTTTCCTATCGAGGTGTGGCTAGATTTTTTTTGATGTGCTGTGGGTATTGCAAGCAAATAGCACCAGTGTAGTGAGTTGGATAATCAATAAACAAACAATTTCAGAAAAATATAATCAACGTTATGCTTTGAAACAATAAATTTGTAATTTGAAATAATTGAGTTACTAATAACCTAAGAGTGAGTCTATAGGGATTCTGGTTGAAGGCGATCGCTTTCCACAAAGCTCACATGATGCTGAAAAACCTCTAGGCGAACTTTTAAAATACGCCCTAGCATTAGGATCGTTTGCACCATTATTTGGGTGGATGTTCCCCTACCTTGACCCACATCCGACGCACGCGAATCAACTGGGGACGATTCATCTTCAATGCAGCAATTGTTGCTCGACCAATCGGTGTCAACCCTACTAACTCTGTCCCATCCTCACTCCACGTAAAATGCTCCTCCCACACTTGACGATGAGGATGAAACAAAGGAACCGTCCGCTGAGTAGTAGGGTCTAATGCTGTCTGGAGAGTGGCTTTGTAGCGATTACAGGTAGGACAGGAAAGGCAGATATTCTCAAAAATTGTCTCTCCACCAGCCGAACGGGGGACAATGTGTTCAAATTCAAAAATTACAACCGTCAGAGCTTCAGCCGTGCGACAGTAGGCGCAGCAATCCCTAAAATGGGTACAAATTTGTCGCTGTAACTCAACAGGAATATATGCGCTCACGCCACTGTTGCCACTGTTTCTAGGCAGTGCAGAGTATATCTAGCTCTGGTTTTGAGGATTGTCAGTTGATCGACTTGTGCTAGCAAATAGTCTAGATTGGCAATTTCGTCAACAGAGAGTTGAGATTCTGTATTGCGAACTAGCAAATCGTTCAATTGATTCTGTGCTGCGAGAGCTAGCTTACTATCGGCTAAGGCTTGCAGCTCATCTCGGCTTAAGCCAATTAAGCACTCGTCATCTAGAGCTAATGGGTTTGCTAGCCGATTGTAGGCTTCCAACTCTAACAAGACGCCAACTCGCTCCCCCTGCTCGTTGGTAATGTAACGCACTTGCTCAGACATGGGTTTTCTGTGTAACGGTGTTTGGGTTGATCGTAGCTTATGACAGAAGTGCAATCACTTTTCGTACTACCTCGCTTTGGGGAGCAGACTTTGACGAGAATAGATCGTGAGCGAAGCGCGCTCTGATACGTTAGTGTAATAGCTGAGTTTGCTGGGGAAT
This genomic interval from Desertifilum tharense IPPAS B-1220 contains the following:
- a CDS encoding HNH endonuclease, coding for MSAYIPVELQRQICTHFRDCCAYCRTAEALTVVIFEFEHIVPRSAGGETIFENICLSCPTCNRYKATLQTALDPTTQRTVPLFHPHRQVWEEHFTWSEDGTELVGLTPIGRATIAALKMNRPQLIRVRRMWVKVGEHPPK